From Tripterygium wilfordii isolate XIE 37 chromosome 16, ASM1340144v1, whole genome shotgun sequence, one genomic window encodes:
- the LOC119980345 gene encoding 50S ribosomal protein L25 isoform X2, whose amino-acid sequence MLNLMRATHTRIPRLRFFSQSSAAAALVEETPSVAQDNTQVRLTYLEDFPKPDPKYAETILAVPRAASGSNISSKERKAGRVPSIVFEQEDGQHGGNKRLISVKTNQIRKLVNHLGRSFFLSRLFDLEVRPELASDEVIEKIRVLPRLLHLHAGTDAPLNVTFIRAPSHALLKVDVPLVYRGEDVSPGLRKGSYLNVIKRTVKFLCPADIIPPYIDVDLSELDVGQKFLAKDLKVHPALKLIRPEDEPICKIMGGRVSDQQKKSK is encoded by the exons ATGTTGAACCTCATGCGGGCTACCCACACCAGAATCCCCCGCCTCCGCTTCTTTTCACAATCCTCCGCTGCCGCTGCTCTTGTCGAAGAAACTCCATCTGTAGCTCAGGATAATACCCAGGTCCGACTCACTTACCTAGAGGACTTCCCCAAGCCCGATCCTAAGTATGCAGAGACCATCCTCGCCGTCCCTCGGGCTGCCTCTGGCTCCAACATATCATCCAAAGAGCGGAAGGCAGGGCGCGTCCCCAGCATCGTCTTTGAGCAGGAGGACGGCCAGCATGGCGGCAATAAGCGCTTAATCTCCGTAAAAACCAATCAGATAAGAAAGCTCGTGAATCATCTAGGTCGTTCCTTCTTTCTCTCGCGCCTATTTGATCTTGAGGTGCGGCCAGAGTTGGCTTCCGATGAGGTCATTGAGAAAATTAGGGTCCTGCCCAGATtg CTTCATCTGCATGCTGGCACAGATGCTCCACTCAATGTTACCTTTATTAGGGCACCTTCCCATGCATTGTTGAAGGTTGATGTTCCTCTTGTGTATAGAGGAGAAGATGTGTCCCCTGGACTTAGGAAAG GTTCTTATTTGAACGTTATTAAGCGGACTGTCAAGTTTCTTTGCCCAGCTGATATCATCCCTCCCTATATTGATGTGGATTTAAGTGAACTGGATGTTGGCCAGAAGTTTTTAGCAAAAGACCTCAAGGTTCATCCTGCTTTAAAGCTTATTCGACCGGAAGATGAGCCTATTTGTAAGATCATGGGAGGGAGGGTTTCTGACCAGCAAAAGAAGTCTAAATAA
- the LOC119980345 gene encoding 50S ribosomal protein L25 isoform X1 codes for MFAGSSIPPLHLTMLNLMRATHTRIPRLRFFSQSSAAAALVEETPSVAQDNTQVRLTYLEDFPKPDPKYAETILAVPRAASGSNISSKERKAGRVPSIVFEQEDGQHGGNKRLISVKTNQIRKLVNHLGRSFFLSRLFDLEVRPELASDEVIEKIRVLPRLLHLHAGTDAPLNVTFIRAPSHALLKVDVPLVYRGEDVSPGLRKGSYLNVIKRTVKFLCPADIIPPYIDVDLSELDVGQKFLAKDLKVHPALKLIRPEDEPICKIMGGRVSDQQKKSK; via the exons ATGTTTGCAGGTTCAAGCATCCCTCCTCTCCACCTCACTATGTTGAACCTCATGCGGGCTACCCACACCAGAATCCCCCGCCTCCGCTTCTTTTCACAATCCTCCGCTGCCGCTGCTCTTGTCGAAGAAACTCCATCTGTAGCTCAGGATAATACCCAGGTCCGACTCACTTACCTAGAGGACTTCCCCAAGCCCGATCCTAAGTATGCAGAGACCATCCTCGCCGTCCCTCGGGCTGCCTCTGGCTCCAACATATCATCCAAAGAGCGGAAGGCAGGGCGCGTCCCCAGCATCGTCTTTGAGCAGGAGGACGGCCAGCATGGCGGCAATAAGCGCTTAATCTCCGTAAAAACCAATCAGATAAGAAAGCTCGTGAATCATCTAGGTCGTTCCTTCTTTCTCTCGCGCCTATTTGATCTTGAGGTGCGGCCAGAGTTGGCTTCCGATGAGGTCATTGAGAAAATTAGGGTCCTGCCCAGATtg CTTCATCTGCATGCTGGCACAGATGCTCCACTCAATGTTACCTTTATTAGGGCACCTTCCCATGCATTGTTGAAGGTTGATGTTCCTCTTGTGTATAGAGGAGAAGATGTGTCCCCTGGACTTAGGAAAG GTTCTTATTTGAACGTTATTAAGCGGACTGTCAAGTTTCTTTGCCCAGCTGATATCATCCCTCCCTATATTGATGTGGATTTAAGTGAACTGGATGTTGGCCAGAAGTTTTTAGCAAAAGACCTCAAGGTTCATCCTGCTTTAAAGCTTATTCGACCGGAAGATGAGCCTATTTGTAAGATCATGGGAGGGAGGGTTTCTGACCAGCAAAAGAAGTCTAAATAA
- the LOC119980394 gene encoding uncharacterized protein LOC119980394: MGTRTNFYKNPSLSYKKDFSISSVLRNLKAYNVATGSAPLTEELAPGSHKNSSIKRRREPRPATNQSHEVEENDGPMSHRDYIERRRKEVSSSQPYDELTADVLTTSSCGLNLVDYDSDGSSSLECEEKQQISNSGHIDKVDQVKLRSEQRLPDPGEPVCVICGKYGEYICDQTDDNICSLECKDELLQSLKLAEGPSSNPRPGVISSGLESAIPMPDLGVDTWDYERHRWSKKRSRLCTYECWKCQRPGHLAEDCTAMTSNQVDMEIKKPNPISKDLLGLYRRCHQISRKSLSANCNACRSSFSLATCLDCSTILCDSAGHLYEHIRGHPSHQQYYSHKLKRLVKCCKSTCKVTDINDLLACHYCFDKAFDKFYDMYTASWNVGGLAIIRGSICCDDHFEWHRMNCLNADIEDKAHVINRSLENHKHAKISDFIF, from the exons ATGGGGACGAGGACCAATTTCTACAAGAATCCTTCTCTCTCTTACAAGAAGGACTTCAGTATCTCCTCTGTTCTTCGCAACCTCAAAG CTTACAACGTCGCCACCGGAAGTGCGCCTCTAACGGAAGAGCTAGCTCCTGGCAGCCACAAGAATTCTTCCATAAAACGCCGTCGGGAGCCAAGACCAGCGACTAATCAGAGCCATGAAGTGGAAGAGAACGATGGACCTATGTCTCATCGTGATTACATTGAACGGCGAAG GAAAGAAGTTAGTTCTTCACAGCCTTACGACGAGCTAACTGCAGATGTTCTG ACAACTTCCAGTTGTGGCTTAAATTTGGTGGACTATGACA GTGATGGGTCGTCTTCTTTAGAATGTGAAGAAAAGCAGCAGATATCAAATTCTG GTCACATTGATAAAGTTGATCAAGTTAAGCTTAGAAGTGAGCAAAGGCTTCCTGATCCCGGAGAACCTGTTTGTGTAATATGTGGTAAATATGGAgaatatatatgtgatcag ACGGATGACAATATCTGCAGTCTCGAGtgcaaagatgagcttttgcaAAGTCTTAAACTCGCTGAG GGGCCCTCAAGCAACCCAAGGCCAGGTGTCATCTCATCTGGACTTGAAAGTGCCATACCAATGCCTGATCTCGGAGTGGATACTTGGGATTATGAACGCCACCGCTGGTCAAAGAAGAGGTCTAGACTTTGCACTTATGAATG TTGGAAATGTCAGAGGCCTGGGCATCTTGCTGAAGATTGTACGGCCATGACATCTAACCAG GTTGACATGGAGATAAAAAAGCCCAATCCTATATCTAAAGATCTTCTTGGACTCTATAGAAG ATGCCACCAGATAAGCAGGAAATCTCTGAGTGCAAATTGCAATGCATGCCGTAGCTCATTCAGTTTGGCAACATGCCTGGACTGTAGTACAATCCTTTGTGATAG TGCAGGTCATCTATATGAGCACATCAGAGGACATCCATCCCATCAACAGTACTACTCTCATAAACTAAAGCGCCTG GTGAAATGCTGTAAATCAACCTGCAAGGTGACTGATATCAACGATCTTTTGGCTTGCCACTACTGTTTTGATAAAGCCTTTGATAAGTTCTATGACATGTACACTGCAAGTTG GAATGTAGGTGGACTTGCAATAATCAGGGGTTCTATCTGCTGCGATGATCATTTTGAGTG GCACAGGATGAATTGTTTAAATGCAGATATCGAAGACAAAGCGCATGTCATCAATAGAAGCCTGGAGAATCACAAGCATGCTAAAATTAGTGACTTTATCTTCTGA
- the LOC119980605 gene encoding L-lactate dehydrogenase B-like → MQKSGSSSVLGPGGLDLSQAFFKPVQNTAPPSPTKRQTKISVIGTGNVGMAIAQTILTQDLADELALVDAIPDKLRGEMLDLQHAAAFLPRTNIRASVDYSVTVGSDLCIITAGARQNPGESRLSLLQRNVSLFSKIIPPLAKHSPHAILMVVSNPVDVLTYVAWKLSGFPVNRVIGTGTNLDSSRFRFLIADHLDVNAQDVQAYIVGEHGDSSVALWSSISVGGVPILSFLEKQQIAYEKETLEKIHKEVINSAYEVISLKNYTSWAIGYSAASLARSILRDQRKIHPVSVLAKGFYGIDGGDVFLSLPAQLGRGGVLGVTNIHLNEEEAQRLRDSAKAILEVQSQLGL, encoded by the exons ATGCAGAAGAGTGGTTCGTCTTCCGTACTGGGTCCGGGCGGGCTAGACCTATCCCAGGCCTTCTTCAAGCCTGTTCAGAACACTGCCCCACCCTCTCCCACCAAGCGCCAAACCAAGATCTCCGTCATTGGCACCGGCAACGTCGGCATGGCCATCGCTCAGACCATACTCACTCAAGATCTCGCCGATGAACTCGCTTTGGTTGATGCTATTCCCGATAAGCTCCGTGGCGAGATGCTCGACCTCCAGCACGCCGCCGCCTTCCTCCCCCGCACCAACATCCGCGCATCCGTGGACTACTCCGTTACCGTGGGATCCGATCTATGCATCATCACTGCCGGTGCCCGCCAGAACCCCGGTGAATCTAGGTTGAGCTTGCTGCAGAGGAATGTCTCTCTGTTCTCCAAGATAATACCTCCGCTTGCAAAGCACTCTCCCCATGCCATCCTCATGGTTGTTTCTAATCCGGTCGATGTGCTTACGTACGTCGCATGGAAGTTGTCCGGGTTCCCGGTAAATCGGGTCATCGGTACGGGCACGAATCTCGATTCGTCCCGATTTAGGTTCCTGATCGCTGATCATCTCGACGTCAACGCCCAGGATGTACAG GCCTACATTGTCGGGGAACACGGAGACAGTTCAGTGGCACTATGGTCTAGCATTAGTGTTGGTGGAGTGCCAATCTTGAGCTTTCTGGAGAAGCAGCAAATCGCTTATGAGAAGGAGACATTGGAGAAAATTCACAAAGAAGTCATCAACAGTGCTTATGAAGTGATTAGTCTTAAAAACTACACGTCCTGGGCAATTGGGTACTCAGCTGCTAGCCTGGCGCGATCAATACTCAGAGATCAAAGGAAAATCCACCCAGTTTCAGTCCTTGCAAAAGGATTTTATGGAATTGATGGTGGTGATGTGTTTCTGAGCTTGCCTGCTCAGCTAGGTAGGGGTGGTGTTCTTGGGGTCACCAATATTCACTTGAACGAGGAGGAGGCTCAACGTCTGCGAGACTCAGCCAAGGCCATCCTGGAAGTGCAAAGCCAATTGGGCCTTTGA
- the LOC119980522 gene encoding L-lactate dehydrogenase B-like has product MQKSGSSSVLGPGGLDLSQAFFKPVQNTAPPSPTKRQTKISVIGTGNVGMAIAQTILTQDLADELALVDAIPDKLRGEMLDLQHAAAFLPRTNIRASVDYSVTVGSDLCIITAGARQNPGESRLSLLQRNVSLFSKIIPPLANHSPHAILMVVSNPVDVLTYVAWKLSGFPVNRVIGSGTNLDSSRFRFLIADHLDVNAQDVQAYIVGEHGDSSVALWSSISVGGVPILSFLEKQQIAYEKETLEKIHKEVINSAYEVISLKGYTSWAIGYSAANLARSILRDQRKIHPVSVLAKGFHGIDGGDVFLSLPAQLGRGGVLGVTNIHLNEEEAQRLQESAKTILEVQSQLGL; this is encoded by the exons ATGCAGAAGAGTGGTTCGTCTTCCGTACTGGGCCCTGGCGGGCTAGACCTATCCCAGGCCTTCTTCAAGCCCGTTCAGAACACCGCCCCACCCTCTCCCACCAAGCGCCAAACCAAGATCTCCGTCATTGGCACCGGCAACGTCGGCATGGCCATCGCTCAGACCATCCTCACACAAGATCTCGCCGATGAACTCGCTTTGGTTGATGCTATTCCCGATAAGCTCCGTGGGGAGATGCTCGACCTCCAGCACGCCGCCGCCTTCCTCCCCCGCACCAATATCCGCGCATCCGTGGACTACTCCGTTACCGTGGGATCCGATCTATGCATCATCACTGCCGGCGCCCGCCAGAACCCCGGCGAATCTAGGTTGAGCTTGCTGCAGAGGAATGTCTCTCTGTTCTCCAAGATAATTCCTCCGCTTGCAAATCACTCTCCCCATGCCATCCTCATGGTTGTTTCTAATCCGGTCGATGTGCTTACTTACGTCGCATGGAAGTTGTCCGGGTTCCCGGTAAATCGGGTCATCGGATCGGGCACGAATCTCGATTCGTCCCGATTTAGGTTCCTGATCGCTGATCATCTCGACGTCAACGCCCAGGACGTACAG GCCTACATTGTTGGGGAACACGGAGACAGTTCAGTGGCACTATGGTCTAGCATTAGTGTTGGTGGAGTGCCAATCTTGAGCTTTCTGGAGAAGCAGCAAATCGCTTATGAGAAGGAGACACTGGAGAAAATTCACAAAGAAGTCATCAACAGTGCTTATGAAGTGATTAGTCTTAAAGGCTACACGTCCTGGGCAATTGGGTACTCAGCGGCTAACCTGGCGCGATCAATACTCAGAGACCAAAGGAAAATCCACCCAGTTTCAGTCCTTGCAAAGGGATTTCACGGAATTGATGGTGGTGATGTGTTTTTGAGCCTGCCTGCTCAGTTAGGTAGGGGTGGTGTTCTTGGGGTCACCAACATTCACTTGAATGAGGAGGAGGCTCAACGCCTGCAAGAGTCGGCCAAGACCATCCTGGAAGTGCAAAGCCAATTGGGCCTCTGA
- the LOC119980523 gene encoding NADH dehydrogenase [ubiquinone] 1 beta subcomplex subunit 8, mitochondrial-like yields MAGRLSNAASRIMGGNAIVGRSIASSLRLRSGMGLPVGKHIVPDKPLPVNDELVWDNGTPFPEPCIDRIAGDTVGKYEALAWLCGGLGFFASLGLLAVWNDKASKIPFTPKVYPYDNLRVELGGEP; encoded by the exons ATGGCAGGTAGATTAAGCAACGCAGCGTCGCGGATCATGGGCGGTAACGCCATCGTCGGCCGCTCAATTGCTTCCTCCCTTCGCCTCCGCTCCGGCATGGGCCTTCCCGTCGGCAAACACATCGTCCCTGACAAGCCC CTTCCGGTGAATGACGAGCTAGTTTGGGACAACGGGACCCCATTCCCCGAGCCTTGTATTGATCGCATTGCTGGAGATACCGTTGGAAAG TACGAGGCATTGGCTTGGTTGTGTGGAGGTTTAGGGTTCTTTGCCAGTTTGGGACTGTTAGCCGTGTGGAACGATAAAGCCTCAAAGATACCATTT ACACCAAAAGTCTATCCTTATGACAATCTACGGGTGGAGCTTGGTGGAGAACCATAA
- the LOC119980773 gene encoding putative lipid-binding protein AIR1 — MNGSNPEVYMDCNAFSMDLVVGGAPIFAIVVATIIPKTMLNHEHTKNANDQRFVTDEGDLELEKKNPSWKNGFNAFASVALLLLSFNLLFFTLVSSSSNTHICPRSVLDLKVCANVLNWVNVKVGDSSPCCKLIDNLVDLDAAVCLCTALKASVLGAKLDIPVSFKLLLNDCNKKVPVDFKCEI, encoded by the exons ATGAATGGATCCAACCCAGAAGTTTACATGGACTGTAATGCATTTTCAATGGATTTGGTAG TGGGAGGGGCTCCCATTTTTGCTATAGTTGTAGCTACAATTATTCCcaaaaccatgttaaatcatg AACACACCAAAAACGCCAATGATCAAAGATTCGTTACGGATGAGGGAGATCTAGAGCTAGAGAAGAAAAATCCT tCTTGGAAAAATGGCTTCAACGCTTTTGCATCAGTTGCTCTACTTCTTCTCTCATTCAATCTCCTATTCTTCACATTGGTCAGCTCTAGCAGTAACACCCACATATGCCCTAGAAGTGTTCTGGACCTGAAGGTTTGTGCTAATGTTCTCAACTGGGTGAACGTAAAGGTCGGAGACTCGAGCCCTTGTTGTAAGCTTATTGACAACCTGGTTGATCTTGATGCTGCTGTTTGTCTCTGCACTGCACTTAAAGCCAGCGTGTTGGGAGCCAAACTAGACATCCCGGTTTCATTTAAATTGCTGCTCAATGACTGCAACAAGAAGGTTCCAGTTGATTTCAAGTGcgaaatatga